AGCTACTTGGCAAAGGTAGACCGCACCGCCGAAGTCATGAACATCAGCTGGGACGAAGTCAAGACCAAGTTCATGGAAGACGCAAACTTGCCGAAGGACTTCAGCCCCGCTATCAAGAAGTATGTGGACGGCGTCAAGGAGCCGTGCGGCAAGGATTTCAAGGGCCGCGTAGATTACAGGCAGCTCACGATTCTCTGTATCGACCCCGATGGCGCCATGGACCATGACGACGCCATTAGCGTGGAACGCACCCCCAAGGGCGGCTATAGGCTGGGCGTGCACATTGCCGACGTGAGCTACTACGTGCCGGAAGGTTCCGAGCTCGACGAAGAGGCCCTGGAAAGGAGCTACACGCAGTACCTGCCGTGGACTGCCGTGCCGATGCTCCCGGAAAAACTTTCGAGCAATGTATGTAGTTTGCACCAGGGCGTTGACCGCTGCGCATTTACCTGCATGATGGAACTCGACAAGCACGCGAACGTGCTCAGCTGGGATTTCCACCGCAGTATCGTGAAGATTACCAAGTCCATCACCTACGAACAGGCGATGGAAATGATGCGAAACGGCGACGACGACATTAAGGCGCTCGCCGAGGTGACCGCACTCTTGAAGCAGAACCGCACCAAGGACGGCCTGCTGGAATTCCAGAGCACCGAATTCGGCTGCAAGTTCAACGAAAAGGGTGAACCGGAAAAGATTTACCCGCGCACGACCGACGAATCGAATTCGTGGGTGGAAGAATGCATGCTTATTGCGAACAACTGCTGCGCGAAAGAACTCAAGAAACGCAAGCTCCAGGGCATTTACCGTATCCATGAGGCTCCGGACACCAAGGACATCATGGAACTGTACTACATGTACCCGGACCTGTTCAAGGATTCTCCGGTGATGTTGCGCGACCTGGGCAAGCCCCGCAGCGGCGACACGAACCTGAACCCGACGGCATTCAAGCTGTACGAACATTTGGTGAAGCGCGCCCAGGGCGACGAGACTTTGACCAACCGCATTCTACGCAGCATGCAGAAGGCGCATTACGACAGCAACAGCTTCGGCCACTTCGCCTTGAACTGGCAGGACTACGCACACTTTACCAGCCCGATTCGCCGTTACGCCGATTTGTGGTGTCACCGTGAATTGGCGCGCAAGGGTGCCGAGATTACCGCCGAACGCAAGAACAGCGTGATTGAAGTCTGCGACCTGATTTCGGCAAACGAAGTCAAGAACCAGAAAACCGAACGCATCGCCATCAAGGTGTGCAGCTGCTGGATTTTGAAGAGCCACATCGGCGATGACTTTGAAGCTACGGTTTCGGGCATCGAGGAATGGGGCATCTACGTTTCTATCGCCGACCCGATTGCCGAAGGCCTGGTGCGCTTCCGCGATATCGCGGGCGATGACTTCTACGTATTCAACCCGGATCAGGGACTTGCCTTTGGCAAGAAGAGTGGGCGTACGTTCCGGCGCGGCGACAAGGTGCTGGTGCGCCTTTTGCGGGTAGACCCGCTGCGCGGTCAGGCTGACTTCAGCATTATCGAAAAGCTCTCTAGCGAACCGAAGAAGCGCCGCCGTCAGGGTGAATCGCGCGACGATTATGACGATTACCGCAACCGCGACGTTCGCGAACGCGCTGACCGCGCCGCCGCGGCGGAAGCCCTCGGCTACGTGAGCCAGCCCGACGAAGATTTTGACGATGACGTTCCGGAATTCGTTTCGGCACACAGCCACATGAACCGTGGCGGCCGCGGAAAATCACGCGGCGGCAGGTTCGATTCTGACGCTCCGAGCTTCGAGCGTTCTGGCCGCAGCTCTCGCGGCAGAGGCGGACGCAACGACCGTGGCGACGACCGCGAAGGATTCCACGTAGCAAGCAAACCGCGTAAGGGCGGCTCCCGCAAGGGTGCTGGCCGCAGCCAAAGCCGCGGACGCGGCGGCAGAAGGTAACGCGCAATAAGTAATGTGAGATGAGTAATGTCTAGTAACGGCAAGGTCATTCTTTACGCAAGCTACCAGACCGGGGAAAACCTTCCCGGGTATGTGCGGTTTGCGCTAAAGCACCTCGCCGAGACAGACTTTACCATCGTTCTGCTCACGAACAAGCGCCCGCTTTCGGCAGAGACGATGTCGTTCCTGGAAGACAACGAAATCAAGCTTTACCTGACCGAAAATCACGGGTTCGATTTCGGCATGTGGCGCCGGTTCTTGAAGGACCTCGCCAACGGGCGCAACAACCTGATTGAATTCAACAGCATCACTCGTCTGCTGCTCACAAACGATTCCATCGTTTACTTCCAGAACAACTTTGCCGACTTTATCCGCCGCGCCGAAGCGAGTACCGCCGACGTGGTATCGCTTACGCAAAACGACGAAGTGCGTCCGCACTTGCAATCGTTCTTCTTGTACCTCAAGCAAGAAGCCTTGGGCGCCTTCTACCTGCACTTGCTCGAAACACCCGAGCAAGAAACGTTCTACGACGTGGTGCATCGCCTGGAAATCGGCATGGCGAACGTCTTCGACGAAGCCGAAATCAAGACGGCATCGCTTTACAATACGCATTTGCGCGCCCTGTTCGCCTACCCCGAACTGATTGCGCAGGGCGGCGGGTTCATCAAGCGCAAACTCTTGCAGCACCGCTTTAGCTTTAAAGAGAAGGCTCATTTTATTCGCCAAAAGGCTTACAACGCCTTGAATGCCGATTACCACAAGATGATTCTTGATGCAGGCCTTGCGCCCGACTTTAAAGAAGAATGGCTCCCGAAACCCGTCGGGAACTTAACCAGCCAAGCCCTCGACAGACTTTGGCAAAAGGCCTTCTATAGAGTAGGCTGGCCCGTACTCAGGACAGCCATTAAAACGAAATACAAAATACTCGGCAAGCCGCTTGACGGCGACGAGTACAAGTAACTATTTCACCTTGATAAACGTGGTCACCTGAAGGGAATCGGTTTCAACGATTCCTTTTTCGTAATGCGTGTAGCCTAGAGTCCACGTGACCGTGGTGTCCGACGACGGCAATTCATCAGCAGCAAAATAATAGGAACGTTCTCTTATTTCTTCTTCCGAAGGCCAATACGTTATGATTGCGCCATCCTTTGTTGTAACAACATCGTATGTAGGTGTTGCGATTTTTACAGTGACAGGCAATTCCCAGAAATTCAACTTGGACTGAACCTTAAAAGAAACACGAGTGCTATCGGATCTGCTAAAATCAAGCGTATCTAAAAGCGCGCGCACCGCCGTAGAATCAAACGGACTCTTGGTCGCCTTATAAACAAACTCCGGTGGAATAAAATCTGTCTGGCGATTGTCTCCATAATTGACGAAAGTGGTATCGTTAATACTGACGTATTCTTCCTCGTGCCACGCATCAATATAAATCGTATCTAGAACATGGACGAAGATCGTATTCTCATCCGGCTCGAAGAAGACCTCATCGAGGGGTTCAATTCGAGTAATACAGCATTTATCCGTCCATACAATGTAGCGTTCCGCTTGGCAAGATACGCTGGAATCGTTCACATCACATGTCAAAGCTTTTGAATTCATCGTGACCGTATCGACCATTCCGCTATCCTTGCGATAAACAAAGCTCGTGTACGATGTGGTGTCATAAAGGGTGTCGTAAATCGTATCCTTGTAGACAACTAGAGTGTCATGCAAATATATCGTATCTTTTGCAATCTCAGGATTTTCGGGGCCGTCTACAACCACGGAATCCCCAGGAAGCATTTCAGCAATCTCCAAGGAATCATTCGCCGGATTGTCTACGGGATTATCAACAGGAGCTTTTGCCGTATCTTGCGGCAAAATGGCCGGCGTATTGGGGAGCGGATTTTCGGTGCTTCCATGCGGATTGGGGTCTTCCACCTCGATATTCAAAGAACACGCCCCCAAAAAGGCGGTAATCAGGAATGCCCCTATAGGGAAAAGTGTGCGTTTCATAAGTCCTCCTAGCTCAATCCAAACTTCTGTATACAAAAATAAAAACATCCTCGTCAAAACGGGGATGTTTTATTCATGTGTCAAAAATGAGTGACTTATGGCACGGATTTACGACATCCATGCGCGCAATCGAATTACTTCACGATTTCAGCGTCGACGACCTTCTTGCCGTTCATGGTTTTGGGGCCATTATTGCCGTTATCGCGGCGGATAATCTTGTACTGAATGATGCTCCAGAAGTTGGACACAATCCAGTAGAGCACGAGGCCAGAAGGCATCACGGCGCTGAACAGGAACATCATGGCAGGCATCATCCACACCATCATCTTCTGCTGGGCGGGATCCATGGCGCCGTTGCCGCTCATGGTCACCTTGGTCTGGAAGTAGGTGGTGACCACCATGATCCACGGGAGGAGTGCAAGGCCATCGGGCATGAGGAACGGAATGCTGAAGCCGTGGAAAATCACGTCGCTGCGGCTAAGGTCGGTAATCCAGAGGAAGGCCGGCATGCCGCGGAGTTCAACAGCGCGACCGAGCACGAAGAAGAGGCCCATGAAGATCGGCATCTGGATAATCATCGGGAGGCAGCCACCGGTGCAGCTAGCCAGCGGGTTCACACCGTTCTTGGCGTAGAGTTCCATGACGGCGGCCTGCTTCTTCTGCGGATCGCTGCGATACTTCACGTTGATTTCGTCGAGCTGCGGTTTGAGCTTGCTCATGGCAGAAGTCGACTTGAGCTGCTTGATGGTGAACGGAGTCGTAATACCGCGGACAATGAAGGTCACGAGGATAATGGCGACGCCGTAGTTCGGAATAATCGAGTAGAAGAACTTGAGCAGCTTGAGCAGCATGGCGCAAATCCACACGAACCAGACGCTGGAACCCGGGAACCACTTGGAACCGGTCACGATGATCTTTTCGTAGCCCTGGCCGAGAGCTTCGACTTCGGACCATTCGAGCGGGAGAACCATGAAGTTGTAAGCGATAGAATCACCGCGGACGGCGTCTGCAATGGAGAGGCTGTAGGTACCCGGATCCGGGTTGCCTTCGGTGGCGGTGTTAATGTGCTTGGCCTTGACCTGTGCGGGCACCGGAGAATCGAACTGCACCGACATAGCCACATACTTACGACGCATGCCGACCCAGTAGTAGTTGGCGTTGTCGAAGGTCATGGCGTCAGAGAAGGTTTCGCGTTCGGTGATTTCGTTGTTCTTGAAAATCACTTCGCTAAAGAAATAGCTTGTACCGCCGAAGCTCTTGCCCTTCGGAATCACTTCGGTTTCGCGCATGCCGCCCTTCCAGGAGAGCTCGTAGTTGTCGACGCGGAAACCCTTGAACTTGTTCACCTGGCGTACTGCGACGCCGGCCTTGGTGAAGCCGTAGCTACGCACCAACTGGTTGCCATTGGCATCGGTAAAGACGAACTGCACCGTGGTATCGTTTTCGACATTGATCCATTCCGGAGCGTCTACATTGAACATGACTTCGGAAAGGTCAGCACCGCCGAGGTTCAGGTCGAGGGCGCCGAGAGTCGTATCTTGAATGAGTTCGGGGAAATGGTTTGCGGAATCCGGCAGGGCCTTGACGATCACGCTCTGGACCTTACCGCCCTTATTAGAAAGGGTCATGATGAACTTGTCGTTTTCAACCGTGACCGTACGCTGGGCGATCGGCTTCGGGGCTTCGGCTGCGGCAGAGTCGCTTGCGGCAACCGAGGAATCCTTCACGGCGCTATCGGCAGCGACTTCGGTTGCGGCACCGAGAACCGGGGCAGCCTTGACTTCGGCAGTAGAGCCGGGGAGCACGAGTCCGTTTGCGGAAGGTGCTTCGGCAGAATCGGCGACCTGAGCGGCGGCTTCCTTCGCGGCAGCCTGCTTTGCGAGCTTGGCCTTTTCGGCAGCTTCGTTGTTTGCGTTCGTCATGGAGAACCACCAAATCATGATGGCTGCGATAAGGACTGATCCGATAAGAGTATTCTTGTTCATCTCTTTTCCTTTTTGGGCGGGACCGGGTCATAGCCGCCCTTGCAAAACGGGTTGCACCTTAAAATTCTATAAACCGCAAGAAAGAAACCTTTGAACACACCATGCACTTGGATTGCTTCGATCGCGTACTGAGAGCATGTCGGCTGGAACCTGCAAACCCCATGAAAGAAAAAGGGGTGAATCAACTGGTACAGCCGGATAGGCACAATCAAGGCGCCTTTCAAGACATCGTTAACCTTGTGCGTCCAAGCCATCGGTCCATTCCATTTTCTTGAACACCTTGAGCGCCGATTCACGCATGCGTT
This genomic interval from uncultured Fibrobacter sp. contains the following:
- the yidD gene encoding membrane protein insertion efficiency factor YidD; this encodes MAWTHKVNDVLKGALIVPIRLYQLIHPFFFHGVCRFQPTCSQYAIEAIQVHGVFKGFFLAVYRILRCNPFCKGGYDPVPPKKEKR
- a CDS encoding YidC/Oxa1 family insertase periplasmic-domain containing protein; translation: MNKNTLIGSVLIAAIMIWWFSMTNANNEAAEKAKLAKQAAAKEAAAQVADSAEAPSANGLVLPGSTAEVKAAPVLGAATEVAADSAVKDSSVAASDSAAAEAPKPIAQRTVTVENDKFIMTLSNKGGKVQSVIVKALPDSANHFPELIQDTTLGALDLNLGGADLSEVMFNVDAPEWINVENDTTVQFVFTDANGNQLVRSYGFTKAGVAVRQVNKFKGFRVDNYELSWKGGMRETEVIPKGKSFGGTSYFFSEVIFKNNEITERETFSDAMTFDNANYYWVGMRRKYVAMSVQFDSPVPAQVKAKHINTATEGNPDPGTYSLSIADAVRGDSIAYNFMVLPLEWSEVEALGQGYEKIIVTGSKWFPGSSVWFVWICAMLLKLLKFFYSIIPNYGVAIILVTFIVRGITTPFTIKQLKSTSAMSKLKPQLDEINVKYRSDPQKKQAAVMELYAKNGVNPLASCTGGCLPMIIQMPIFMGLFFVLGRAVELRGMPAFLWITDLSRSDVIFHGFSIPFLMPDGLALLPWIMVVTTYFQTKVTMSGNGAMDPAQQKMMVWMMPAMMFLFSAVMPSGLVLYWIVSNFWSIIQYKIIRRDNGNNGPKTMNGKKVVDAEIVK
- a CDS encoding RNB domain-containing ribonuclease, which gives rise to MAQHLPSEEQIIAILRDEPMVGSRLRSALGLPKKQKMAFKQMLADMVDRGLLKRTSHKEYQLGDGESVEEKREKRVKKIAEQYPEDNRRPGARSRRQTGKENETRVKRGILHQTGEEDWEVHELDTGKVYEMCHRRQAPGKEGETISFTLYPHPKLKHSYLAKVDRTAEVMNISWDEVKTKFMEDANLPKDFSPAIKKYVDGVKEPCGKDFKGRVDYRQLTILCIDPDGAMDHDDAISVERTPKGGYRLGVHIADVSYYVPEGSELDEEALERSYTQYLPWTAVPMLPEKLSSNVCSLHQGVDRCAFTCMMELDKHANVLSWDFHRSIVKITKSITYEQAMEMMRNGDDDIKALAEVTALLKQNRTKDGLLEFQSTEFGCKFNEKGEPEKIYPRTTDESNSWVEECMLIANNCCAKELKKRKLQGIYRIHEAPDTKDIMELYYMYPDLFKDSPVMLRDLGKPRSGDTNLNPTAFKLYEHLVKRAQGDETLTNRILRSMQKAHYDSNSFGHFALNWQDYAHFTSPIRRYADLWCHRELARKGAEITAERKNSVIEVCDLISANEVKNQKTERIAIKVCSCWILKSHIGDDFEATVSGIEEWGIYVSIADPIAEGLVRFRDIAGDDFYVFNPDQGLAFGKKSGRTFRRGDKVLVRLLRVDPLRGQADFSIIEKLSSEPKKRRRQGESRDDYDDYRNRDVRERADRAAAAEALGYVSQPDEDFDDDVPEFVSAHSHMNRGGRGKSRGGRFDSDAPSFERSGRSSRGRGGRNDRGDDREGFHVASKPRKGGSRKGAGRSQSRGRGGRR